Proteins found in one Triticum aestivum cultivar Chinese Spring chromosome 4D, IWGSC CS RefSeq v2.1, whole genome shotgun sequence genomic segment:
- the LOC123096366 gene encoding mRNA-capping enzyme yields MTFSMDLNASPLPEEEDEQPYEEPPGEADYAHEEEHVESAVATLRREREERREKLKREHQDEGSVQHPQEIRNDYAPPIKVGRGRIKEAPEGWLDCPAFGEPIDKIIPSKVPLDETFNESVPPGKRYSSKQVVNKQRKAGREIGLVIDLTNTSRYYSPAEWTKQGTKHIKIPCKGRDAVPDNESVNTFVYEVMMYLERQKHTKTPKYILVHCTHGHNRTGFMIIHYLMRTRISCVAEAIRIFAQRRPPGIYKRDYIEALYSFYHEVPENIIVTCPSTPEWKRPSDLDLNGEAKPDDDDDNGDVSPVHNDVEEKVITNDDVLGDAVPFDQQEALRIVCYRLLELPPARGHAQFPGSHPVSLDSDNLQLLRQRYYYATWKADGTRYMMLIMRDGCFLIDRNFCFRRVQMRFPHRNLNEGPHDMTLIDGEMIIDTVPDSGLKRRYLAYDLMALDSVSKTKLPFSERWRLIEDEIIRPRHNERKLFESGSKSNPMYKYDMELFSARRKDFWLLHTAKRVLKEFIPSLCHDADGLIFQGWDDPYVTRTHEGLLKWKYPEMNSVDFLFEVGNDNRQLVFLYERGKKKLMDGSRMVFPNGEDPSSISGRIVECSWNKEQQCWVCMRVRFDKSTPNDINTYRKVMRSITDNITEDKLLEEITEIISLPMYADRKKADERMAHAKMAQHRRRGQMPPQ; encoded by the exons ATGACATTCTCTATGGATTTGAACGCATCACCATTGCCTGAAGAAGAGGATGAGCAGCCTTATGAAGAACCACCTGGTGAGGCTGATTATGCGCATGAGGAGGAACATGTTGAGTCTGCTGTTGCAACATTGCGGAGG GAGCGTGAAGAGAGGCGGGAGAAATTGAAGAGAGAGCACCAGGATGAAGGCTCAGTGCAACACCCTCAGGAGATAAGGAATGATTATGCACCTCCAATCAAAGTTGGTAGAGGCCGGATTAAAGAGGCACCTGAGG GTTGGTTGGATTGTCCTGCATTTGGTGAGCCAATAGATAAAATCATACCCTCCAAAGTTCCTCTTGATGAAACATTCAATGAATCAGTTCCTCCTGGCAAAAGATATTCTTCCAAACAAGTAGTAAACAAGCAAAGAAAAGCTGGCCGTGAA ATAGGGCTGGTGATTGATCTGACTAATACTTCTCGATATTACTCACCAGCAGAGTGGACAAAGCAAGGTACTAAGCATATCAAG ATTCCTTGCAAGGGAAGAGATGCTGTACCAGATAATGAATCTGTTAACACATTTGTCTATGAG GTGATGATGTATCTTGAACGACAAAAGCATACCAAGACTCCCAAGTATATTCTAGTTCACTGTACCCATGGTCATAATCGTACAGGTTTCATGATTATTCATTACCTCATGCGTACACGCATCTCTTGTGTTGCTGAG GCAATACGTATTTTTGCTCAAAGGCGACCTCCTGGTATATATAAGAGGGACTACATTGAAGCATTGTATTCATTTTATCACGAGGTTCCTGAGAATATAATTGTAACATGCCCTTCAACACCAGAATGGAAGAGGCCTTCTGATCTTGATCTAAATGGTGAAGCTAAGCCAGATGACGATGATGACAACGGTGATGTTTCACCAGTACAT AATGATGTAGAGGAGAAAGTCATCACTAATGATGATGTGCTGGGAGACGCTGTACCTTTTGATCAGCAAGAGGCTCTGCGGATCGTATGCTATCGTTTGCTTGAACTTCCCCCT GCGAGAGGGCATGCACAATTTCCAGGATCACACCCAGTCTCTCTTGACAG TGATAATCTGCAGCTACTTAGACAGCGATACTATTATGCTACTTGGAAAGCTGATGGAACCCGATATATGATGCTTATAATGAGGGATGGTTGTTTCTTGATTGATCGGAATTTTTGCTTTAGAAGAGTTCAGATGCGCTTTCCCCATAGGAACCTGAATGAA GGTCCACATGATATGACATTGATTGACGGGGAAATGATTATAGATACAGTACCTGATTCAGGATTGAAGAGGAGGTACTTGGCGTATGATCTGATGGCACTTGATTCAGTGTCCAAGACAAAG TTGCCTTTCTCTGAGAGGTGGAGattaattgaagatgaaataatcCGGCCACGCCATAACGAGAGAAAACTGTTTGAGAGTGGTTCTAAGAGCAATCCAATGTACAAATATGATATGGAGCTATTTTCG GCCCGGAGAAAGGATTTCTGGCTTCTGCATACAGCAAAAAGGGTACTGAAGGAGTTTATCCCATCACTTTGCCATGATGCTGATGGCCTGATATTTCAG GGCTGGGATGATCCTTATGTAACTCGCACCCATGAAGGTCTTCTTAAGTGGAAATACCCTGAAATGAATTCAGTTGACTTTTTGTTTGAG GTTGGCAATGATAATCGCCAGCTCGTTTTTCTTTACGAGAGAGGCAAAAAGAAACTCATGGATGGTTCTCGGATGGTATTTCCAA ATGGAGAAGATCCATCATCTATCTCTGGGAGGATTGTTGAGTGCTCTTGGAATAAGGAACAGCAGTGTTGGGTCTGCATGCGCGTTAGATTCGATAAATCGACTCCTAATGATATCAACACATATCGCAAG GTAATGAGGAGCATCACAGACAATATAACCGAAGACAAGCTTCTAGAAGAGATCACTGAGATAATCTCCCTCCCGATGTATGCTGATAGGAAGAAGGCTGATGAAAGGATGGCCCATGCAAAGATGGCACAACATCGGCGGAGAGGGCAGATGCCGCCACAGTAG